One Pontibacter deserti genomic region harbors:
- a CDS encoding OmpA family protein — MRTQLTKLSTIAFVLVFLLSANTALFAQNADRRTNLQIYGSALQYKGELANQIFEKDMEWGGGISLNRYLSPSFDAGLHLTYGGADATNGLAKMDANIGTAMLGLRLKMYGNILKEDALIGPYLTVAGGAAFASADGSLADGSAYDDNFTTTALLGGAGIRIRFSDGVSAFVQSGYMLTGNDGFDGTEDDGDNDRFMQHNFGLGFNLGKAVDTDADGVGDRRDKCPDTPTGVQVDKEGCPIDSDGDGVADYQDQCPTEAGVQNLQGCPDKDGDGVADKDDQCPDEAGTTATQGCPDADGDGVADKDDKCPDTPAGQQVGPDGCATDSDGDGVADDKDICPNSAGPAEKGGCPELDAATLKLMEEKVRFEFDQARVQEGYKQLLDSIVTTLEKYPDHVLLIKGHADHIGSAEYNQALSERRAQAVKDYLVERGVQNPDRLVTRGYGETQPLVKVNERLSKRRTESARAKNRRVGFELNTPDMKLDME, encoded by the coding sequence ATGCGAACACAATTAACAAAATTAAGTACAATAGCTTTTGTGCTTGTATTTCTGTTATCAGCCAATACAGCCTTATTTGCACAAAATGCTGACAGACGGACAAACCTCCAGATATATGGTAGTGCTCTTCAATACAAAGGGGAGTTAGCAAACCAGATTTTTGAAAAAGATATGGAGTGGGGCGGGGGAATCTCGCTTAACCGTTATTTGAGCCCATCTTTTGATGCAGGCTTACACCTCACTTATGGCGGCGCTGATGCCACAAATGGATTAGCAAAAATGGATGCTAACATTGGTACAGCTATGCTTGGTCTTCGTCTGAAAATGTATGGCAATATTCTTAAAGAAGATGCCCTGATTGGACCATACCTGACAGTTGCAGGTGGTGCCGCATTTGCCTCAGCCGATGGTTCATTAGCCGATGGTAGCGCTTACGACGATAACTTTACAACAACTGCTTTATTAGGTGGTGCAGGTATTCGTATCCGTTTTAGCGATGGTGTAAGTGCTTTTGTGCAGTCTGGTTATATGCTAACCGGTAACGATGGTTTTGATGGTACTGAAGACGACGGCGATAACGATCGCTTTATGCAACACAATTTTGGTCTTGGCTTTAACTTAGGTAAAGCTGTAGATACTGATGCAGACGGTGTTGGTGACAGACGTGATAAATGCCCTGATACTCCAACCGGCGTACAGGTTGACAAAGAAGGTTGCCCTATTGACTCTGATGGTGACGGCGTAGCTGACTACCAGGATCAGTGTCCTACAGAAGCTGGCGTACAGAACCTGCAAGGTTGCCCTGATAAAGACGGTGATGGCGTAGCTGACAAAGATGACCAGTGCCCAGACGAAGCAGGTACTACTGCTACACAAGGTTGCCCTGATGCTGACGGTGATGGCGTAGCTGACAAAGACGACAAATGCCCTGACACTCCAGCTGGCCAGCAAGTAGGTCCGGATGGTTGTGCTACTGACTCAGATGGCGACGGTGTTGCTGATGACAAAGACATTTGCCCTAATTCTGCCGGCCCTGCTGAAAAAGGTGGTTGCCCTGAACTGGATGCTGCTACATTGAAACTGATGGAAGAAAAAGTTCGCTTCGAATTTGATCAGGCTCGTGTACAGGAAGGTTACAAACAACTACTGGATAGCATTGTAACTACACTTGAGAAATATCCTGACCATGTATTGTTGATCAAAGGTCATGCTGACCACATTGGTTCTGCAGAATACAACCAGGCATTATCTGAGCGCAGAGCACAAGCTGTTAAGGATTACTTAGTAGAGCGTGGTGTTCAGAACCCAGACAGATTAGTAACCCGTGGTTACGGCGAAACTCAGCCACTTGTAAAAGTAAATGAGCGACTGTCTAAACGCAGAACTGAAAGCGCAAGAGCTAAAAACAGAAGGGTAGGCTTCGAACTCAATACGCCGGACATGAAACTTGACATGGAATAA
- a CDS encoding glycosyltransferase family 9 protein, giving the protein MQPSEIKKILVIQTAFLGDVVLATALIEKLHATYPNAQLDFLLRKGNEGLLKDHPLLHQVLIWNKLEGKYKSLWKLLRQIRSEKYDVVVNVQRYGATGMLTAFSGAERTFGFDKNPFSRFFTRRYSHDMESGAHEVERNQLLISSITTGPAAKPKLYPSEQDYEKVQPHKTIPYICIAPTSVWFTKQYPAEKWVDLLNSLPTNYKVYLLGSPADKVHAEQIMQKALHPNMENLCGQLNLLQSAALMRNAVLNYVNDSGPMHLATSVNAPTCAIYCSTVPRFGYGPLADFAKIVEKEEPLYCRPCGLHGYKACPEGHFKCAHDIRNEQLLHVLELAKV; this is encoded by the coding sequence ATGCAGCCATCCGAGATTAAAAAAATACTTGTCATCCAAACCGCTTTTCTGGGAGATGTGGTGCTGGCTACCGCATTAATTGAGAAGCTACATGCTACTTACCCAAATGCGCAGCTTGATTTCTTATTAAGAAAAGGAAACGAAGGACTGCTGAAAGACCACCCGCTGCTGCACCAGGTACTGATCTGGAACAAGCTGGAAGGCAAGTATAAAAGCCTCTGGAAACTGTTGCGCCAGATCCGCTCCGAAAAGTATGATGTGGTAGTGAATGTGCAGCGTTATGGCGCTACCGGCATGCTAACCGCTTTCTCAGGAGCTGAACGGACTTTTGGCTTCGATAAAAATCCATTCTCACGTTTCTTTACCCGCCGTTACTCCCACGATATGGAAAGTGGCGCCCATGAAGTAGAGCGTAACCAGTTACTTATTAGCAGTATAACTACAGGCCCGGCAGCCAAACCAAAGCTTTACCCGTCGGAGCAGGATTACGAGAAAGTACAGCCGCACAAAACCATACCTTATATATGTATAGCGCCAACATCGGTGTGGTTCACGAAGCAGTACCCAGCCGAGAAATGGGTTGATTTGCTGAATAGCCTGCCGACTAACTATAAAGTATACTTGCTGGGCTCTCCTGCAGATAAAGTCCACGCTGAACAGATAATGCAAAAAGCACTGCACCCAAATATGGAAAACCTGTGCGGACAGCTAAACTTGCTGCAATCGGCGGCGTTGATGCGTAATGCCGTGCTTAACTATGTAAACGACTCCGGGCCGATGCATCTGGCCACTTCAGTTAACGCGCCAACCTGCGCCATATATTGCTCTACAGTTCCGCGTTTTGGTTATGGGCCGCTGGCTGATTTTGCAAAGATAGTAGAGAAAGAAGAGCCGCTTTACTGCCGCCCATGTGGTCTACATGGTTACAAAGCTTGTCCCGAAGGCCATTTTAAATGCGCCCACGATATCCGTAATGAGCAATTGCTGCATGTGCTTGAATTGGCAAAAGTATAA
- a CDS encoding LysM peptidoglycan-binding domain-containing protein encodes MRQISTLLILLFLPLLVWAQQTVTVPKNVYFADIHLTISDGAQQELQKKVDALHKHPAYFQAKVELADAYFPLIDQIFKEEGVPVDLKFLSLQESGLIGDAVSTSNAVGYWQFKREAASDFNLRVDNVIDERKHIMEASRGAAKYFKRSNNYYNNWFNSILSYYLGYSGAKAETKTSDIGAKKMEITEKTHPYLLTFLAHKIAYENFVGKTTKPAIALRPLRATPGQSLAEIALDHKADFTELEKYNRWLLGSTIPSDKDYYVMLPVRGEERVLIASNENTSKLPATTSKQNSSNAAAVMVTRNGLNALVARAGDTKDKLALQAGISTRKFLKYNDLRSFDNIEAGAAYYTEKKHTSATAEFHVVQPGETMQMISQHYGIQLKQLVFKNRMSRNEVPVPGRVLWLQKRRPFTKEVEVRSLDKQTAAKQEMAANEVKPVSKTTAASQKSNENFFARFINSFKKNKKQPAPVKTETPAAEEELIKVDVVEAVQDIEPVTETAVVEEQLAQPVAREAIYPGRRTPAKPAATTPNQETAPSKETVPVKSTPAATPKPQATPAKTETVKEVPVKNVPQEEPVSTTEAAAPATKSAKHVVAKGETLYSISKTYNVTVAELTKWNKLTEGPLKLGQELIIAEPLTATEIQEVDVTAVEVEEVQEAKVEFHTVAAGETLYQISKKYNVTLDELKQWNNLNEGVLSIGQQLRVAAPKGEPADTTKETAPVTEEAPTQTLTADTYHTVAAGESMYQISRKYGVTIKDIMEWNKKSDFNVKPGEKLLIKKKN; translated from the coding sequence ATGAGACAAATCTCTACCCTTCTTATTTTATTGTTTTTGCCCCTGCTTGTTTGGGCACAGCAAACTGTAACAGTGCCTAAAAATGTATACTTCGCAGATATACATTTAACCATCTCGGATGGCGCCCAACAGGAACTACAGAAAAAAGTAGATGCCCTGCACAAGCACCCGGCCTATTTTCAGGCAAAAGTGGAATTAGCTGATGCTTATTTTCCGCTGATAGACCAGATCTTTAAAGAAGAAGGCGTACCTGTTGACCTGAAATTCCTGTCGTTGCAGGAAAGCGGTTTAATAGGCGATGCTGTTTCGACTTCTAATGCTGTGGGTTACTGGCAGTTTAAGCGCGAAGCCGCTTCTGATTTTAACCTGCGCGTGGATAATGTAATTGATGAGCGCAAGCATATTATGGAAGCCAGCCGTGGCGCCGCCAAGTATTTTAAGCGTAGCAACAACTATTACAATAACTGGTTTAACTCTATACTTTCATATTACCTGGGCTATAGTGGTGCCAAAGCGGAGACAAAAACTTCCGATATCGGTGCTAAAAAAATGGAAATCACAGAGAAGACACATCCTTACCTGCTGACTTTTCTGGCACATAAAATTGCTTATGAAAACTTTGTAGGTAAAACCACCAAACCAGCTATTGCGCTGCGTCCGTTACGCGCTACTCCGGGTCAGAGCCTTGCCGAGATTGCTCTTGATCATAAAGCAGATTTTACGGAGCTTGAGAAGTATAACAGATGGCTATTGGGCAGCACCATTCCTTCGGATAAGGATTATTATGTAATGCTTCCGGTACGTGGCGAAGAGCGCGTGCTGATCGCTTCAAACGAAAATACATCGAAACTACCTGCTACAACCAGCAAGCAAAATTCGAGCAATGCGGCAGCCGTAATGGTAACACGTAATGGCCTTAATGCATTGGTTGCCCGCGCTGGCGATACTAAAGATAAGCTGGCATTACAGGCTGGTATCTCCACCCGTAAATTCCTGAAGTATAACGACCTGCGCAGCTTCGATAACATTGAGGCAGGAGCAGCTTATTACACCGAGAAAAAGCACACAAGTGCTACTGCTGAGTTCCACGTGGTGCAGCCTGGCGAAACGATGCAGATGATCTCACAGCATTATGGTATACAGCTTAAGCAACTGGTATTTAAAAACCGCATGAGCCGTAACGAAGTGCCGGTACCGGGTCGTGTGCTATGGCTACAGAAGCGTCGTCCGTTTACCAAAGAGGTAGAAGTGCGCTCTCTTGACAAACAAACCGCCGCCAAGCAGGAAATGGCCGCCAACGAAGTAAAACCGGTTAGTAAAACCACTGCTGCCAGCCAGAAGTCGAACGAAAACTTCTTTGCCCGTTTCATCAACAGCTTCAAGAAAAATAAAAAGCAGCCTGCGCCAGTTAAAACTGAAACACCTGCTGCAGAAGAAGAACTGATTAAAGTTGATGTAGTGGAAGCTGTGCAAGACATTGAGCCTGTTACCGAAACAGCTGTAGTTGAAGAGCAGCTAGCCCAGCCAGTAGCCCGTGAGGCTATTTACCCGGGTCGTAGAACACCTGCAAAACCTGCTGCAACTACACCTAACCAGGAAACCGCTCCTTCTAAAGAAACTGTTCCGGTTAAGTCTACGCCTGCAGCTACGCCAAAACCACAGGCTACACCTGCTAAAACAGAGACCGTAAAAGAAGTACCGGTTAAGAATGTACCTCAGGAAGAACCTGTTAGCACTACTGAAGCAGCAGCCCCGGCTACAAAATCTGCAAAGCACGTGGTTGCCAAAGGCGAGACACTTTATAGTATCTCTAAAACTTATAATGTAACAGTTGCTGAGCTTACTAAATGGAACAAGTTAACAGAAGGACCACTGAAACTTGGCCAGGAACTGATCATTGCAGAGCCATTAACAGCTACCGAAATACAGGAAGTTGATGTTACTGCAGTTGAAGTTGAAGAAGTACAGGAAGCGAAAGTTGAGTTCCATACGGTAGCAGCTGGCGAAACTCTTTACCAGATCTCCAAGAAGTATAATGTAACGCTCGATGAACTGAAGCAGTGGAACAACCTTAACGAAGGAGTACTTTCTATAGGCCAGCAATTACGTGTAGCAGCTCCTAAAGGCGAACCAGCAGACACAACCAAAGAAACTGCACCGGTTACTGAAGAAGCTCCAACTCAAACATTAACTGCTGATACCTATCACACCGTAGCTGCCGGCGAAAGTATGTACCAGATCTCCCGCAAGTATGGTGTAACTATAAAAGACATCATGGAGTGGAACAAGAAATCTGACTTCAACGTGAAGCCGGGTGAGAAACTCCTGATCAAGAAGAAGAACTAG
- a CDS encoding RBBP9/YdeN family alpha/beta hydrolase encodes MAEVQIIHIPGLGNSGPEHWQTYWQEKDPESIRVQQADWDNPVCKDWVEELQKVISEVQGKEIVLVAHSLGCMTVAHWAQKYKANIKAAFLVAPPEVEVDVELMEVLDFAPFPKTKLPFRSMLVASSDDEYLTIERAEYLANLWGSEFVNVGAKGHINSYSNIGDWPEGQELLARLLL; translated from the coding sequence ATGGCAGAAGTGCAGATAATACATATACCGGGCTTAGGCAACTCTGGGCCGGAACACTGGCAAACTTATTGGCAGGAAAAAGACCCTGAAAGTATACGGGTGCAACAAGCCGACTGGGATAACCCGGTTTGTAAGGATTGGGTGGAAGAACTACAGAAAGTAATATCAGAAGTACAGGGTAAAGAGATTGTGCTGGTGGCACATAGCCTGGGTTGCATGACTGTAGCACACTGGGCTCAGAAGTATAAGGCTAATATAAAAGCTGCTTTCTTGGTGGCTCCGCCCGAAGTAGAAGTTGATGTAGAGTTAATGGAAGTGCTGGACTTTGCACCTTTCCCAAAAACCAAATTGCCTTTTAGATCTATGCTAGTGGCAAGCTCCGATGATGAGTACCTGACAATTGAAAGGGCAGAATATTTGGCAAACCTGTGGGGAAGCGAATTTGTGAACGTTGGTGCCAAAGGCCACATCAACTCTTACTCCAACATTGGCGATTGGCCGGAAGGACAGGAACTACTGGCTAGATTGTTACTTTGA
- a CDS encoding M16 family metallopeptidase encodes MLDYHLHTLPNGIRIIHKQVSHTKIAHSGFIMDIGSRDELPQEQGLAHFWEHMAFKGTAKRKSFHIINSLESVGGELNAYTTKEKICFYSSVLDKHFERSFELLTDITFQSIFPEKEIEKERGVILEEMAMYLDTPEEAIVDEFDNVIFSGHPLGNNILGSKESVSGFQKQDFLNFIERNLSTNTLAFCSVSNWPFEKVVKLAEKYLSNIPTITKQLKRSPFLKYEPKAITLEKSISQAHCVIGCPAYALADDRRIPFFMLVNILGGPGMNSRLNLAVREKHGLVYTIDANYSTYIDTGLFSIYFGTEKKQLKRTTSLVLKEMKKLREKPLGSLQLHTAKEQLMGQLAMAEESNMGLMMMMGKSILDQNKVEPLNEIFDKIKSIKAGDLVDIANDVLREDQLSFLNYVPN; translated from the coding sequence ATGCTTGATTACCATCTTCATACATTACCAAACGGCATCCGCATCATCCATAAGCAGGTAAGCCACACCAAGATAGCCCACAGCGGGTTTATCATGGATATTGGCAGCCGCGACGAGCTTCCGCAGGAACAAGGGCTGGCCCACTTCTGGGAGCATATGGCTTTTAAAGGAACTGCCAAACGTAAATCTTTTCACATCATTAACAGTCTGGAATCGGTAGGTGGCGAACTGAACGCTTATACTACTAAGGAAAAGATCTGTTTTTATAGTTCGGTGCTGGATAAACACTTTGAGCGCTCTTTTGAGCTGCTGACCGATATTACTTTCCAGTCCATTTTCCCAGAGAAAGAGATAGAGAAAGAGCGTGGCGTAATACTGGAAGAAATGGCCATGTACCTCGATACGCCCGAAGAAGCTATAGTTGATGAGTTTGACAATGTGATATTTAGCGGTCACCCGCTGGGTAATAATATCCTTGGCTCTAAAGAAAGCGTTTCCGGTTTCCAGAAGCAGGATTTCCTAAACTTTATAGAACGTAACCTGAGTACCAACACATTGGCTTTCTGCTCGGTTAGTAACTGGCCATTCGAAAAAGTGGTGAAGCTGGCAGAAAAATACCTGAGCAACATACCAACTATAACCAAGCAACTTAAGCGTAGCCCGTTCCTGAAGTATGAGCCCAAGGCAATAACGCTGGAAAAATCGATTTCGCAGGCCCATTGTGTAATTGGCTGCCCGGCCTATGCCTTGGCTGATGACCGCCGTATTCCGTTCTTTATGCTGGTAAATATTTTGGGTGGCCCGGGGATGAACTCACGCCTGAACCTGGCCGTGCGCGAAAAACATGGACTGGTTTATACCATCGATGCCAATTACTCCACATACATCGACACTGGTCTGTTCTCAATATACTTTGGCACAGAAAAGAAGCAGCTGAAACGCACCACTTCGCTGGTACTGAAGGAGATGAAAAAGCTGCGCGAAAAGCCACTGGGTTCTTTGCAGTTGCACACGGCTAAGGAGCAGCTGATGGGCCAGTTAGCTATGGCTGAGGAAAGCAACATGGGCCTGATGATGATGATGGGCAAAAGTATACTCGACCAGAACAAAGTCGAACCCCTGAACGAGATCTTCGACAAGATCAAAAGTATAAAAGCTGGCGATCTGGTTGACATTGCCAATGACGTGCTCCGCGAAGACCAACTCAGCTTCCTGAACTACGTGCCTAATTAA
- a CDS encoding O-methyltransferase: MEFIDEELQQYAEEHTSPESELLRKVNRQTHLSVMKPRMLSGHLQGRLLAMFSQMIQPKQILEIGTYTGYSALCLAEGLQPGGTLHTIDINEELEDRVRGYFEEAGLTQSIKYYIGNALDIIPTIDATLDLVFIDADKINNAAYYDLVIDKVRPGGYIIADNVLWSGKVLAKYRKKLDEDTAALLAFNKKVHDDERVENILLPVRDGLLIARKK, translated from the coding sequence ATGGAATTCATTGACGAAGAACTACAGCAATACGCCGAAGAACATACATCGCCGGAGAGTGAGCTGCTGCGCAAGGTAAACCGGCAGACCCACCTGAGCGTAATGAAGCCGCGCATGCTTTCGGGGCACTTGCAGGGGCGTTTGCTGGCTATGTTCTCGCAGATGATCCAGCCAAAGCAGATTCTGGAAATCGGTACTTACACTGGTTATTCGGCACTTTGCCTGGCAGAAGGCCTGCAACCCGGCGGCACATTGCATACTATTGATATTAACGAAGAACTGGAAGACCGGGTGCGCGGCTATTTTGAAGAAGCCGGCTTGACGCAAAGTATAAAATATTACATTGGAAACGCCCTCGACATCATCCCAACGATAGATGCCACCCTCGACCTGGTTTTTATAGATGCCGATAAAATTAACAACGCTGCTTACTACGACCTGGTAATTGACAAAGTACGGCCGGGTGGTTACATTATTGCTGACAATGTGCTCTGGAGCGGTAAGGTACTGGCAAAGTATAGAAAGAAGCTTGACGAAGACACCGCTGCTTTACTGGCCTTCAACAAAAAGGTGCACGACGATGAACGTGTGGAAAATATCCTGCTGCCGGTGCGGGATGGGTTATTGATTGCCCGGAAGAAGTAA
- a CDS encoding aspartate carbamoyltransferase catalytic subunit: MQELSVRHLLGIKDITPQDIQLIFETADNFKDVLNRPIKKVPSLRDITIANVFFENSTRTRLSFELAEKRLSADVINFSSSSSSVKKGETLLDTVNNILAMKVDMIVMRHSSPGAPHFLSRHINANIVNAGDGTHEHPTQALLDSFSIREKYGEVAGKRIVIIGDILHSRVALSNIFALQKLGAEVMVCGPITLLPKYIKELGVKVELDVRKALEWCDVANVLRIQLERQQMKYFPSLREYTLYYGIDKKMLDSLDKEITLMHPGPINRGVELSSDAADSHHSIILNQVENGVAIRMAVLYLLASKTA, translated from the coding sequence ATGCAAGAGCTCAGCGTCCGGCACCTGTTAGGCATCAAAGACATCACCCCGCAAGATATTCAGCTCATTTTTGAGACCGCGGATAATTTTAAAGATGTACTGAACAGGCCGATCAAGAAAGTACCTTCGCTGCGCGACATTACCATTGCCAACGTCTTCTTCGAGAACTCAACCCGTACCCGTCTTTCGTTTGAACTGGCTGAGAAACGTCTTTCTGCGGATGTAATCAACTTCAGCAGCAGCAGTAGCTCCGTTAAAAAAGGCGAGACGTTACTGGATACGGTAAACAACATCCTGGCCATGAAAGTGGATATGATCGTAATGCGCCACAGCAGCCCGGGAGCCCCACATTTTCTGAGCCGCCACATAAATGCCAATATCGTAAACGCAGGCGACGGTACCCACGAGCACCCAACCCAAGCCTTACTTGACTCCTTTTCTATCCGTGAGAAGTATGGCGAAGTAGCTGGTAAAAGAATAGTCATCATCGGTGACATCCTGCATTCACGTGTAGCCTTATCCAACATCTTTGCCTTGCAGAAATTAGGGGCTGAAGTAATGGTTTGTGGCCCGATAACGCTGCTGCCAAAATATATAAAAGAGTTAGGCGTGAAAGTAGAACTGGATGTACGGAAAGCTTTGGAGTGGTGCGATGTAGCCAATGTGCTTCGTATTCAGTTAGAGCGCCAACAAATGAAGTATTTCCCATCACTTCGGGAGTATACGTTATACTATGGCATCGACAAAAAAATGCTCGACAGCCTGGATAAAGAGATCACGCTCATGCACCCTGGCCCGATAAACCGTGGTGTAGAACTAAGCTCCGATGCTGCCGATTCCCATCATTCAATAATCCTAAATCAGGTTGAAAATGGTGTTGCGATTAGAATGGCAGTGTTATACTTGCTTGCCTCTAAAACAGCGTAG
- a CDS encoding MFS transporter, protein MQQTRMGAENKSKNLGGMFRALRYRNYRLFFVGQGISLIGTWMQQIALSWLVYRLTDSVFLLGAVTFSSQIPSFILGPFAGVIADKFERRKVLVVTQALSMLQASTLAALVLTDTIQIWHVLTLSALLGTINAFDIATRQAFVVQMVDQREDISNAIALNSSMFNMARLVGPSVAGLLIAAVGEGVCILINAVSYIAVIASLLLMQLKPFVREQKEHKVWQSLQEGFAYSYNFAPIKALILIVGLISLFGMPFSVLLPVFARDILHGGANTLGFLMGASGVGALAGALFLAQRKSVVGLGKVIVFTMLLFGFALIAFSFSKVLVVSLLLMLLTGFGMIVTMASCNTLLQTIVEDDKRGRVMSLYATAFMGMAPIGSMLAGAVAEIIGVSYTLAGCGLLCAISIIPFALNLSRLRQMVEPIYQRLGIVPTIATGLQTASNLTAPPEER, encoded by the coding sequence GTGCAGCAGACAAGAATGGGAGCAGAGAATAAATCTAAAAACTTGGGTGGCATGTTCAGGGCGTTGCGGTACCGTAACTACAGGCTCTTTTTTGTGGGGCAGGGTATTTCGCTTATCGGTACCTGGATGCAGCAGATCGCGCTGAGCTGGCTCGTGTACCGCCTCACTGATTCTGTCTTCCTGTTGGGTGCTGTTACCTTCTCCAGCCAGATTCCTTCATTTATACTTGGACCTTTTGCCGGTGTTATTGCCGATAAGTTTGAGCGGCGCAAGGTGCTGGTCGTAACGCAGGCGCTATCAATGTTGCAGGCCTCTACACTGGCTGCCCTGGTGCTTACCGATACGATACAAATCTGGCATGTGCTTACGCTGAGCGCGCTGCTCGGAACTATAAATGCGTTTGATATTGCTACCCGGCAGGCTTTTGTAGTACAGATGGTGGACCAACGCGAAGACATCAGCAATGCCATTGCGCTCAATTCCTCTATGTTTAATATGGCGCGGCTTGTCGGGCCATCCGTTGCCGGTTTGCTGATTGCGGCCGTTGGGGAAGGGGTCTGTATTCTGATCAATGCGGTAAGCTATATTGCTGTTATCGCCTCGCTGTTGCTGATGCAGCTAAAACCTTTTGTGCGGGAACAGAAAGAACACAAAGTATGGCAGTCGTTGCAGGAAGGTTTTGCTTATAGTTACAATTTCGCCCCGATTAAGGCGCTTATACTTATCGTGGGTTTGATCAGTTTATTTGGGATGCCGTTTAGTGTGCTGCTGCCTGTTTTTGCGCGCGATATTCTGCATGGTGGTGCTAATACGCTGGGTTTCCTGATGGGAGCTTCGGGAGTAGGTGCATTAGCCGGCGCCTTGTTCCTGGCGCAACGCAAGTCAGTTGTAGGCTTGGGCAAAGTGATCGTGTTTACTATGCTGCTTTTTGGTTTTGCGCTGATTGCCTTCTCTTTCTCTAAAGTGCTGGTTGTTTCGTTGTTATTGATGTTACTTACTGGGTTCGGGATGATCGTGACGATGGCTTCGTGCAATACGCTGCTGCAAACTATAGTGGAAGACGACAAACGGGGCCGCGTGATGAGCCTATACGCGACAGCGTTTATGGGAATGGCACCCATCGGAAGTATGCTGGCCGGTGCAGTTGCCGAGATCATTGGGGTGAGCTATACCTTGGCAGGCTGCGGATTGCTTTGCGCCATAAGTATAATTCCGTTTGCCTTGAACCTAAGCCGCTTACGGCAAATGGTAGAACCCATTTACCAGCGCCTGGGTATTGTGCCAACTATAGCTACCGGCCTGCAAACGGCCTCAAACTTAACAGCGCCGCCTGAAGAGAGATAG
- a CDS encoding aminopeptidase P family protein, translating into MRYLPISNELFVHNRRNFVKELKPSSIAIFNSNDVMPTNADGSMPFRQNNDLFYLSGVDQEESILLIFPDAKDQRMKEVLFVRETNDHILTWEGYKLTKQQAQEVSGIKTILWTHEFKSVLNTLMAEAEHVYLNSNEHLRAVVEVETRDARFIKWVKERYPLHKYERSTPIMHYLRAIKSEHEIALIRKACHITELGFRRLLNFIKPGVMEYEIEAELYHEFLRNRSRGPAYGSIIASGANACILHYVDNNQECKNGDMLLMDFGAEYANYASDLSRTIPVNGTFTSRQRDVYEAVLRVMKAATAMLVPGNTLDQYHAFVGTVMENELIRLGLLNENDVRNQDPAAPLYKKYFMHGTSHFLGLDVHDVGNKYRPFEEGMVFTCEPGIYIWDEGIGVRLENDILVTKNGPIDLMKDIPLEADDIERLMKR; encoded by the coding sequence ATGAGATACCTGCCGATCAGCAACGAATTGTTTGTGCATAACCGCCGCAACTTTGTAAAAGAGCTGAAACCATCTTCCATCGCCATCTTCAACTCCAATGATGTAATGCCAACTAACGCGGATGGCAGCATGCCGTTCCGTCAGAACAACGACCTGTTCTATCTGTCGGGTGTGGACCAGGAAGAAAGTATACTTTTAATTTTCCCGGATGCGAAGGACCAGCGCATGAAAGAAGTACTGTTTGTGCGCGAAACCAACGACCACATTCTAACTTGGGAAGGCTACAAACTAACCAAGCAGCAGGCACAGGAAGTATCGGGCATCAAAACTATACTTTGGACGCACGAGTTTAAATCGGTGCTGAACACGCTGATGGCCGAAGCAGAGCACGTGTACCTGAACAGCAACGAGCACCTGCGTGCCGTAGTGGAAGTAGAAACCCGTGATGCCCGTTTCATTAAATGGGTGAAAGAGCGCTACCCACTGCACAAGTATGAGCGCAGCACACCAATTATGCATTATCTGCGTGCCATTAAATCAGAGCACGAAATAGCCCTTATCCGCAAGGCCTGCCACATTACCGAACTAGGCTTTAGAAGACTATTGAACTTTATTAAGCCGGGCGTAATGGAGTATGAGATTGAAGCAGAACTATACCACGAGTTTTTACGCAACCGTTCGCGCGGACCAGCCTATGGTTCTATTATTGCATCGGGGGCAAATGCCTGCATCCTGCATTATGTAGATAACAACCAGGAGTGTAAAAATGGCGACATGTTGCTGATGGACTTTGGTGCCGAGTACGCCAATTATGCCTCTGACCTGAGCCGTACCATACCAGTAAATGGTACGTTTACGTCTCGCCAACGCGATGTTTATGAAGCTGTGTTGCGTGTAATGAAAGCTGCCACTGCCATGCTGGTGCCGGGCAATACACTGGATCAGTATCATGCATTCGTAGGTACCGTTATGGAAAACGAGCTGATCCGACTTGGCCTGCTGAACGAGAACGATGTGCGTAACCAGGATCCTGCTGCACCACTTTACAAGAAATATTTTATGCACGGAACGTCGCACTTCCTTGGATTGGATGTGCACGATGTAGGTAACAAATACCGCCCGTTTGAAGAGGGCATGGTGTTTACCTGCGAGCCGGGCATTTACATCTGGGATGAAGGTATAGGCGTACGTTTAGAGAACGATATACTGGTAACCAAAAACGGACCTATAGACCTGATGAAGGACATTCCGCTGGAAGCCGACGACATTGAACGCTTAATGAAACGATAA